From the genome of Acidobacteriota bacterium, one region includes:
- the pth gene encoding aminoacyl-tRNA hydrolase: protein MKNLTTGDGPRTTDHGPRTMKLIVGLGNPGREYEMTRHNLGFMLIDRLFARAGGRRFRSESSAKVTEVMLAGQRVLLAKPQTYMNLSGDAVRPLLDRYGEGQPANLIVASDDVALPFGMIRVRARGSAGGQKGLKSIIERAGTQEFARVRLGVKPDHPLDDLSSFVLSPIRKRDRDELDETLDRGADAVETILTEGVERAMARFNERVKSEL from the coding sequence ATGAAGAACCTAACAACTGGCGACGGACCACGGACTACGGACCACGGACCACGGACGATGAAGCTGATAGTCGGGCTCGGGAATCCGGGGCGAGAATACGAGATGACCCGGCATAATCTCGGGTTTATGCTCATTGACAGATTGTTCGCGCGAGCAGGCGGCCGCCGCTTTCGCTCCGAATCGAGCGCTAAGGTGACGGAGGTCATGCTGGCGGGCCAGCGAGTGTTGTTGGCAAAGCCGCAGACTTACATGAACTTGAGCGGCGACGCGGTTCGCCCTTTGCTCGACCGCTACGGCGAAGGCCAACCGGCAAACCTGATCGTGGCCAGCGACGACGTCGCGCTTCCATTCGGGATGATTCGAGTGCGGGCGCGGGGAAGCGCGGGCGGGCAGAAGGGCTTGAAGTCGATCATTGAACGAGCAGGCACTCAAGAGTTCGCCCGAGTGAGACTCGGCGTAAAGCCCGATCATCCGCTCGATGATCTTTCGAGTTTTGTGCTGTCGCCCATTCGCAAACGTGACCGCGACGAGCTGGACGAAACGCTTGATCGTGGCGCCGACGCCGTGGAGACGATTCTGACCGAAGGCGTTGAACGGGCAATGGCTCGGTTCAACGAGCGAGTGAAGAGTGAACTGTAG
- the mutM gene encoding DNA-formamidopyrimidine glycosylase encodes MPELPEVETRLLYFRRNALGQCVERVIITAPNMIKNPSARAFERGLRGRCFVDALRRGKYLIVALDDGRSLILHFGMGGDLGYYKLSGERPDYTRIEFVLTNGWRLAFTCPRKICRVMLVDNLAQVPALREMGPEPLGVAFSLAFLERLIEERPRRQIKPLLMDQKMIAGVGNIYADEILFEAGVRPDRLASRLSVEEIKRIHRATRRVLRRSIQTAGDEDFPSDFLVSRDARGALCGVCGQPIEKKTIGGRTAHFCSHCQA; translated from the coding sequence ATGCCCGAACTTCCTGAAGTAGAAACCCGGCTTCTTTATTTTAGACGCAATGCGCTCGGCCAGTGCGTCGAACGAGTGATCATCACCGCGCCCAACATGATAAAGAACCCCTCGGCTCGGGCATTCGAGCGGGGCTTGCGCGGGCGATGTTTCGTAGACGCATTGCGTCGCGGCAAGTATTTGATCGTTGCTCTCGATGATGGCCGCTCGCTGATTCTGCATTTCGGAATGGGCGGCGACCTCGGCTACTACAAACTCTCGGGAGAGCGGCCCGATTACACCCGCATCGAATTCGTGCTCACCAACGGTTGGCGGCTAGCCTTCACCTGCCCGCGGAAAATCTGCCGCGTGATGCTGGTCGATAACCTCGCGCAGGTTCCCGCTCTTCGAGAGATGGGACCGGAGCCATTAGGCGTCGCTTTCAGTCTTGCTTTTCTCGAACGTCTGATCGAAGAACGGCCCCGGCGTCAGATCAAGCCCCTGCTAATGGATCAGAAGATGATCGCGGGAGTGGGCAACATCTACGCGGATGAGATCCTGTTTGAAGCGGGAGTCCGCCCCGATCGCCTCGCATCAAGATTGAGCGTAGAAGAGATCAAGCGTATTCACCGCGCGACGCGCCGCGTGCTGAGGCGCTCGATTCAAACGGCTGGCGATGAGGACTTCCCGTCGGACTTTTTGGTATCGCGCGACGCGCGCGGAGCGTTGTGCGGAGTCTGCGGTCAGCCGATCGAGAAGAAAACGATCGGCGGGCGCACCGCGCACTTCTGCTCTCACTGTCAGGCGTGA
- the rpsF gene encoding 30S ribosomal protein S6, giving the protein MRVYEVLFIVAPNIEESDIDTLVTQLSDVATNQGARIAKIDRMGRRKLAYPIGKFNDGHYVVFTVEGSGAEIAELERRMRVTDAVIRYITIRIDEDLKRAEKFRERRVARAAASAGSRRGRRPAAEPVLPISDEEDDAEGEGAEL; this is encoded by the coding sequence ATGAGAGTCTATGAGGTGCTGTTTATCGTCGCTCCCAACATCGAGGAGAGCGACATCGATACGCTTGTCACTCAATTGAGTGACGTCGCAACCAACCAGGGGGCCCGGATCGCGAAGATCGATCGAATGGGCCGCCGCAAGCTCGCCTACCCCATCGGCAAATTCAACGACGGCCACTATGTAGTGTTCACCGTCGAGGGAAGCGGCGCGGAGATCGCCGAACTCGAGCGCCGCATGCGGGTTACCGACGCGGTTATCCGCTACATCACCATCCGGATAGACGAAGACTTGAAGCGCGCCGAGAAGTTCCGTGAACGCCGCGTTGCGCGCGCCGCGGCAAGCGCCGGCAGTCGACGCGGCCGCCGCCCGGCGGCTGAGCCTGTTCTCCCGATTAGTGACGAAGAAGATGACGCCGAAGGGGAGGGAGCCGAGTTATGA
- the dnaB gene encoding replicative DNA helicase, with protein MTRAATGDPFFDKGLPSNVEAERSILGAILLDNAVCNQAIELLRRDDFFLDSHRRIFDKMVVLSERLMPIDLITLSDELRRAGEFEQIGGATYIASLIDGVPRTDTIEPYAKLVKAKSMLRKLITASNQISALAFEEEDDADVIIDKAEQMIFQIAEDRVRQGFQYIGDVAHRRLEQIEQMAGRPEMITGVPTGFTDFDRMTSGLQRQELIVIAARPSMGKTALALNMAQYASKNANVVGIFSLEMSAEQLVSRLLCSEARVDAHRLRTGYLNREEWARLADALRRLCETKVFIDDSAAVSVMEMRAKCRRLKAEHGLDLLVIDYLQLMAGRGRIESRQQEVSQISRDLKGLAKELDVPVVALSQLSRAPEQRSEHKPQLSDLRESGAIEQDSDVVCFIYREELYKPTDENQGMAELIIGKQRNGPTGVVQLAFLKEFTRFENMWRE; from the coding sequence ATGACGCGAGCGGCAACGGGTGACCCATTTTTCGATAAAGGCCTCCCGTCCAACGTCGAGGCTGAGCGCTCGATACTCGGCGCAATCCTGCTGGACAACGCCGTCTGCAATCAAGCCATCGAGTTGCTGCGACGCGACGATTTCTTCCTCGACTCCCACCGCCGAATCTTCGACAAGATGGTTGTGCTCTCCGAGCGCCTCATGCCGATCGATTTGATTACCCTCAGCGATGAGCTGCGTCGCGCCGGCGAGTTCGAACAGATCGGCGGCGCCACCTACATCGCGTCGCTCATCGACGGCGTGCCGCGCACCGACACCATCGAGCCGTACGCCAAGCTGGTCAAGGCGAAGTCGATGTTGCGCAAGCTCATCACCGCTTCCAATCAGATCAGCGCCCTCGCGTTTGAAGAAGAAGACGACGCCGATGTGATCATCGACAAGGCCGAGCAGATGATCTTTCAGATTGCAGAAGACCGCGTGCGCCAGGGTTTTCAATACATCGGAGACGTCGCCCATCGCCGACTCGAGCAGATCGAACAGATGGCTGGCCGGCCCGAGATGATTACCGGGGTGCCGACCGGTTTCACCGACTTCGATCGAATGACTTCGGGCCTCCAGCGTCAGGAGCTGATCGTGATCGCGGCTCGCCCGTCGATGGGCAAGACCGCGCTGGCTTTGAACATGGCGCAGTACGCATCCAAGAACGCAAACGTCGTCGGGATATTCAGCCTCGAGATGTCCGCCGAACAACTTGTATCGCGATTGCTTTGCTCGGAAGCGAGGGTCGATGCTCACCGGCTGAGGACCGGCTATCTCAATCGCGAGGAATGGGCGAGGCTCGCGGATGCGTTGCGGCGTCTGTGCGAGACGAAAGTCTTTATCGACGACTCCGCCGCGGTCAGCGTAATGGAAATGCGAGCGAAGTGCCGGCGGTTGAAGGCAGAACACGGACTGGATCTGCTGGTCATTGATTACCTGCAACTGATGGCTGGCCGCGGTCGAATCGAATCGCGACAGCAAGAAGTTTCTCAGATCTCGCGCGACCTGAAAGGACTGGCTAAAGAACTGGACGTGCCGGTAGTCGCGCTGTCACAGCTTTCGCGCGCACCTGAACAGCGCAGCGAGCACAAGCCTCAGTTAAGCGACTTGCGCGAGAGCGGCGCGATCGAACAGGACAGTGACGTTGTGTGCTTCATATACCGCGAAGAGCTGTACAAACCGACTGACGAGAATCAGGGGATGGCCGAGCTGATCATCGGCAAACAACGCAACGGTCCAACGGGCGTGGTACAGTTGGCCTTTCTCAAGGAGTTCACCCGGTTCGAGAATATGTGGCGCGAGTAA
- the rplI gene encoding 50S ribosomal protein L9 — MAHMDVLLCDDVDNLGQRGQVVRVRAGYGRNYLLPQGLAIKASAGNKKMIDEQRRLLAKREQRERVSAQSEADKLQGIELRFDRRVGEHGILFGSVTALDIAEALKERGVSVERRRIALREHIKEVGDYDVAIKLHRDVSPTIKVLVRKEGQAEPEAAAEAAPEGAPEAAPEAAPEADSTPAEQVDVETSADAAQAPEANAETTEE, encoded by the coding sequence ATGGCACATATGGATGTACTGCTTTGTGATGACGTAGATAACCTCGGGCAGCGCGGGCAAGTGGTGCGCGTGCGCGCGGGTTACGGGCGAAACTACCTGCTGCCGCAAGGCCTGGCAATCAAGGCCAGCGCCGGCAACAAGAAAATGATCGATGAGCAACGGCGCCTGCTCGCTAAACGTGAACAGCGCGAGCGAGTGTCGGCTCAATCAGAAGCCGATAAGCTGCAGGGTATCGAGCTGCGCTTCGATCGGCGCGTCGGCGAGCACGGGATTCTTTTCGGATCGGTGACCGCGCTCGACATAGCCGAGGCGCTCAAGGAACGCGGCGTCTCCGTCGAGCGGCGCAGGATCGCTTTGCGCGAGCACATCAAGGAAGTTGGCGACTACGACGTGGCGATAAAGCTGCACCGCGACGTCAGCCCTACGATCAAGGTGCTCGTTCGTAAGGAGGGCCAGGCGGAGCCCGAGGCCGCCGCAGAAGCGGCTCCAGAAGGCGCCCCAGAAGCGGCCCCAGAAGCGGCTCCAGAAGCCGACTCCACGCCAGCCGAACAAGTCGACGTCGAGACATCCGCGGACGCAGCCCAGGCTCCTGAAGCGAATGCGGAAACAACCGAGGAGTAG